In Synergistaceae bacterium, the following proteins share a genomic window:
- a CDS encoding NADH:flavin oxidoreductase produces MKTLFDATKIGNMVLKNRFVRAAVADKTADGSISEEMIELYRKLAKGGVGSIITGYTLVDVAERALPVVALYNDVFIDRHRKLTKAAHEGGANILAQLVYIGSYTSSHTGGLVALAPSAVANLMTGTVAREANAEELKEIQKKFAQAALRAREAGYDGVELHAAHGFLLSQFMTPHYNQRTDAYGGSDANRSRMTLETYESVRGAVEERFPIWVKINSTDGIENGLTQKDCLYLCKKLTERGVDAIEVSGKWFGRPTDAGAYFEDAAAAIAKENSVPVVLTGGNRDPLEMTRVLNKTDIGYFGIARPLVSEPNLIERFQKDTLQAKGGAGAC; encoded by the coding sequence ATGAAAACGTTGTTTGACGCGACGAAAATCGGGAACATGGTTTTGAAGAACCGTTTTGTTCGGGCCGCTGTCGCGGATAAAACCGCTGATGGTTCCATCAGCGAAGAAATGATCGAACTCTATCGGAAACTGGCGAAGGGCGGAGTGGGGTCGATCATTACGGGCTACACTCTGGTGGATGTCGCAGAAAGGGCGTTGCCTGTGGTCGCTCTTTACAACGATGTTTTTATCGATAGGCATCGAAAGCTGACAAAGGCCGCCCACGAAGGAGGCGCTAATATTCTGGCGCAACTGGTGTACATCGGCTCCTACACCTCCAGCCACACCGGTGGGCTGGTCGCTCTTGCCCCCAGCGCTGTGGCGAACTTGATGACTGGAACCGTCGCCCGAGAGGCCAATGCCGAGGAGCTGAAGGAGATTCAGAAGAAATTCGCTCAAGCCGCCTTGCGCGCTCGAGAAGCGGGATACGACGGAGTGGAGCTTCACGCCGCTCACGGGTTCTTGCTCAGTCAATTCATGACGCCTCACTACAATCAGCGGACCGATGCCTACGGTGGCTCGGACGCAAACAGGAGCCGTATGACCTTGGAAACCTACGAATCCGTTCGAGGCGCGGTAGAGGAGAGGTTCCCCATCTGGGTCAAAATCAACAGTACCGACGGTATCGAGAACGGCCTGACGCAAAAAGATTGTCTTTATCTCTGCAAGAAGTTGACGGAGCGGGGAGTGGACGCCATCGAAGTGAGCGGCAAGTGGTTCGGAAGGCCTACTGACGCGGGCGCCTACTTCGAGGACGCGGCGGCGGCTATCGCCAAGGAAAACTCTGTGCCGGTGGTCTTAACCGGAGGCAACAGAGATCCCCTGGAGATGACCCGCGTTCTGAACAAAACGGATATTGGCTACTTCGGAATTGCGCGACCCCTTGTCAGCGAACCGAACCTGATCGAGCGATTTCAAAAAGATACACTTCAAGCAAAGGGAGGCGCGGGCGCGTGCTAA
- a CDS encoding methyl-accepting chemotaxis protein — MFKNMKIRSQIIAVSFLLVLLSVTCTSITAMLHFTSYAKRSATDEARYSIISFQENLRAVMEKTRAFRDKLTESTQLAQLVNEKDRERIYNLAKPLLDAAGIDILVIAASDGEVLARPHDPSRLGDNIGSGADVQNALRGNSYETFMANPSTKLGYYCGAPIKYNGRIVGMLRTAFSLENPDLVDTIKALFGVEVTVFADKTRINSTLQENGRRIVGTDAPQDVVERVLQREEDYYGELELFGNLYLTHYVPLKDPASAKILGMLFTGKNLEGMYSEIKKSMITVGVLSLAVLIVASIISFLLARKISKPLKRAALLSARGKDGDLTISEKDFEYRGRDELGTLVGSLSAMIASQRALLSKVVSTSESVTNDTRVLESLSQENNDAMLHTKSLIDEVSVLCDTNADALEKGSMGISEMAQGAASVAKMSADSAESLAKTTKISTKAAESVNNLVESIHTVDKKTMDNQIKMRELHDSVSEISNFMDVITSIADQTNLLALNAAIEAARAGSAGRGFAVVAEEVRKLAEESRNASNSVGTLVKTLRKSAEDAIAATEDSVEIVKQIMSMANVAVDGLNTGMNEITSTNVAIQSIAAVAQVQAAASSNITNAINAINKSTGEISHKMSELNGLSNQASTIGGSVSAAADKMFQSVEELKELLSHFKIDSQPALQS; from the coding sequence TTGTTCAAGAATATGAAAATAAGGTCCCAAATCATTGCCGTTTCTTTTCTTTTGGTCCTGCTGTCCGTCACATGCACCTCGATCACCGCTATGCTCCATTTCACATCTTACGCGAAGAGGAGCGCCACAGATGAGGCCAGATATTCCATCATCAGTTTTCAGGAAAATCTACGCGCGGTGATGGAGAAGACACGTGCGTTCAGAGACAAGCTGACAGAGTCTACACAGCTTGCCCAGCTTGTGAACGAAAAGGACAGGGAGAGAATATACAATTTGGCGAAGCCTCTTCTAGATGCGGCCGGCATAGACATACTGGTGATAGCGGCATCCGACGGCGAAGTCCTGGCGCGTCCGCATGACCCGTCCAGGCTCGGCGATAACATCGGAAGCGGCGCTGATGTGCAAAATGCGCTCCGGGGTAATTCTTACGAAACATTCATGGCGAACCCGTCGACAAAGCTGGGCTATTACTGCGGCGCGCCTATCAAGTATAACGGCAGGATAGTCGGAATGCTCAGGACGGCGTTTTCTCTGGAGAACCCCGATTTGGTGGACACGATAAAGGCGCTCTTCGGAGTGGAAGTTACCGTTTTTGCGGACAAGACGAGGATCAATAGCACATTACAAGAGAACGGACGCAGAATTGTGGGGACGGACGCGCCCCAAGATGTGGTCGAGCGGGTTCTGCAAAGAGAGGAGGATTATTACGGCGAACTGGAGTTATTTGGCAACCTCTATCTGACGCACTATGTTCCGCTCAAAGACCCAGCTTCCGCCAAGATTCTCGGAATGCTCTTCACCGGAAAAAACTTGGAAGGCATGTACTCGGAGATAAAAAAGTCGATGATCACGGTGGGAGTGTTGTCGCTGGCGGTGTTGATCGTGGCGTCCATCATATCTTTCCTGCTCGCCCGGAAAATATCGAAGCCGCTGAAAAGGGCGGCGCTGCTTTCGGCAAGAGGGAAAGACGGCGACCTCACCATCTCTGAGAAGGACTTCGAGTACCGCGGACGGGATGAATTAGGGACACTCGTCGGGTCGCTTTCCGCCATGATCGCGTCCCAAAGGGCCCTTCTCTCGAAAGTGGTCTCCACGTCGGAGTCGGTCACGAATGACACGAGAGTTCTGGAGTCCCTTTCCCAGGAGAACAACGACGCCATGCTTCACACTAAGTCGCTGATCGATGAAGTTTCGGTCTTATGCGACACGAACGCCGACGCGTTGGAGAAAGGGAGCATGGGCATATCTGAAATGGCCCAGGGAGCCGCCTCCGTGGCGAAAATGTCCGCCGACAGCGCGGAATCGCTCGCCAAGACCACCAAAATTTCGACGAAAGCCGCGGAATCGGTGAATAACTTGGTCGAAAGCATCCACACCGTGGACAAAAAGACGATGGACAACCAAATCAAGATGAGGGAACTGCACGATTCCGTATCGGAGATATCGAACTTCATGGACGTCATAACGTCCATAGCGGACCAGACGAACCTCTTGGCCCTGAACGCGGCGATCGAGGCAGCCAGGGCAGGAAGCGCCGGAAGGGGTTTCGCCGTAGTCGCGGAGGAGGTGCGAAAGCTCGCTGAGGAATCGCGAAATGCCTCAAACAGCGTGGGAACCTTGGTCAAGACCTTGAGGAAAAGCGCTGAGGACGCGATAGCCGCGACAGAGGACTCCGTTGAAATCGTCAAGCAGATCATGTCAATGGCAAACGTGGCGGTTGACGGATTGAACACCGGCATGAATGAAATAACCAGTACCAATGTGGCGATCCAGTCCATAGCGGCTGTAGCGCAGGTACAGGCCGCAGCCAGCTCCAATATCACGAACGCCATTAACGCCATCAACAAGAGTACTGGAGAAATATCTCATAAGATGTCCGAACTGAATGGCCTAAGCAACCAAGCTTCCACAATAGGTGGTTCCGTTTCTGCCGCCGCCGATAAGATGTTCCAGTCAGTCGAGGAGTTGAAAGAACTCCTTTCTCATTTTAAGATAGATTCGCAGCCGGCGCTCCAGTCTTAG
- a CDS encoding M48 family metallopeptidase has protein sequence MTQCLPFRYPYTVKRSLRARSVRLTVSAEGLLIVVPQRFCVSRDLPLILETKKEWITQALEKMLKNAQLKDATQGLPKTIELRALEEVWRVVFASLTRDRIVAKDGIITLTSDFSDSEAIVCLKRWVHLKARECLPRLLDETAKRHRFSYVNVAVKEQKTRWGSCSSKGNINLNSYLLFLPPSLVRHVVIHELCHLKEMNHSEAFHTLIARLDPDAANNAIELKQAWHFVPGWAL, from the coding sequence ATGACGCAGTGTTTACCCTTTCGCTACCCCTATACTGTGAAACGCAGCCTCCGGGCTCGCTCTGTGCGTTTGACCGTCTCGGCGGAAGGGCTGCTTATCGTCGTGCCGCAGCGTTTTTGCGTGTCCCGTGATCTTCCCCTGATTTTGGAGACGAAAAAGGAATGGATTACCCAGGCCCTGGAGAAGATGCTGAAAAACGCTCAATTAAAGGACGCTACTCAGGGATTGCCGAAAACCATCGAACTTCGCGCCTTGGAGGAAGTATGGCGCGTGGTGTTCGCTTCGCTAACGCGGGACCGGATAGTGGCGAAAGACGGGATTATCACCTTGACGTCGGATTTCAGTGACAGCGAGGCTATTGTATGCCTCAAACGATGGGTGCATCTGAAAGCTCGTGAATGTTTGCCGCGTCTGCTGGACGAAACAGCGAAACGGCATCGTTTTTCCTATGTTAACGTCGCCGTCAAAGAACAAAAAACCCGATGGGGAAGCTGTTCCTCCAAGGGCAACATCAACTTGAACAGTTACCTGCTGTTTCTACCTCCTTCTCTGGTAAGGCATGTCGTGATCCATGAACTCTGTCATCTGAAGGAAATGAACCACTCGGAAGCCTTCCATACTCTCATCGCCCGTCTCGATCCTGACGCCGCCAATAACGCCATCGAACTCAAGCAAGCCTGGCATTTCGTGCCGGGATGGGCGCTATAA